Proteins from a single region of Thermogemmatispora onikobensis:
- a CDS encoding Fur family transcriptional regulator: MLAEKIRAAFNEARQRRTAPLRLVEERLIELATAGADFTVDDLWQSLRKKEPRLGRATVYRLVEILVNAGLLDRIEFADGSHHYRICGERHHHHLTCTQCHRVVEVDICLPAEQFKAIGQQTGFAIEGHSITLFGRCARCTTHH; encoded by the coding sequence TTGTTAGCTGAGAAGATCCGCGCTGCATTTAACGAGGCACGTCAACGGCGGACGGCGCCTCTTCGTCTCGTAGAAGAGCGCTTGATCGAGCTTGCAACCGCGGGGGCTGACTTTACGGTCGACGATCTCTGGCAGTCGCTGCGCAAGAAGGAGCCGCGCCTGGGGCGGGCCACAGTTTATCGTTTGGTGGAGATTCTGGTCAATGCCGGCCTGCTGGATCGCATTGAATTTGCCGATGGCAGCCATCATTACCGAATCTGCGGCGAGCGTCACCACCATCATCTGACCTGTACCCAATGCCATCGCGTAGTCGAGGTCGATATCTGTCTGCCAGCAGAACAATTCAAGGCGATTGGGCAGCAGACGGGTTTTGCCATCGAAGGCCACTCAATTACCCTCTTTGGGCGCTGTGCGCGCTGCACGACCCATCACTAG